One window of uncultured Trichococcus sp. genomic DNA carries:
- a CDS encoding response regulator transcription factor gives MKILIVDDEPNILDIVEAYLAAKKYQVYRAESGAEALEKFHAFHPDLIVLDLMLPDMAGGDICAKIREESNVPIIMLTARSSEKDILSGLQIGADDYMVKPFSPKELVARVETVLRRAAPADAEGKWSFDGGELVIHPKTKQVFARQQEVALTATEYELLTLLAKNPSRLFTREELLESVKGMDFEGLDRVIDTHIKNIRQKIEPEPKQPIYILTVRGSGYRFGGKR, from the coding sequence GTGAAGATTTTGATCGTCGATGATGAACCAAATATTTTGGATATCGTGGAGGCCTATCTGGCCGCCAAAAAATATCAGGTATACCGTGCCGAGTCCGGGGCAGAGGCATTGGAAAAATTTCATGCTTTCCATCCAGATCTGATTGTGTTGGATCTGATGCTGCCGGATATGGCAGGCGGAGACATCTGCGCCAAAATCCGCGAAGAATCCAACGTTCCCATCATCATGCTGACGGCAAGGTCATCCGAAAAGGATATCTTGAGCGGTTTGCAGATCGGGGCGGATGATTACATGGTCAAACCATTCAGCCCCAAGGAACTGGTGGCGCGGGTCGAGACGGTGCTGAGGCGCGCTGCCCCAGCCGATGCTGAAGGAAAATGGAGCTTTGATGGCGGTGAACTGGTCATTCATCCAAAAACGAAGCAAGTTTTCGCGCGGCAGCAGGAAGTCGCCTTGACGGCTACCGAATATGAACTGCTGACGCTGTTGGCCAAGAATCCGAGCCGGCTTTTCACGAGGGAAGAATTGCTGGAGAGCGTAAAAGGGATGGATTTTGAAGGTTTGGACAGGGTCATCGATACGCATATCAAGAACATCAGACAAAAGATAGAACCGGAACCGAAACAGCCCATCTATATTCTGACTGTCCGGGGAAGCGGCTACCGGTTTGGAGGGAAGCGATGA